GATTCAGGATGAAGAAAGTCTAAAGAAGTTTTTAGAACCTTCTTTAGAGGATTTACATGACCCCTATCTGCTCCATGATATGGATAAGGCAGTGGAACGGATTCGTCAGGCCATTGAAGAAGGGGAAAATATTCTCATTTATGGAGACTACGATGCGGATGGCATGACTTCGGCTTCTATTATTAAGGAAAGTTTAGAACAGCTTGGCGCCGAGTGCCGTGTTCACCTACCCAATCGTTTTACCGATGGCTATGGTCCCAATGCCAGTGTCTATAAATACTTTATCGAGCAAGAGGGAATTTCCTTGATTGTGACAGTGGATAATGGAGTTGCTGGTCACGAGGCCATTGAATTGGCCCAGTCTATGGGAGTGGATGTCATTGTGACTGACCACCATTCCATGCCGGAAACCCTTCCTGATGCCTATGCGATTGTTCACCCTGAACATCCAGATGCGGACTATCCTTTCAAACAGTTGGCCGGATGCGGAGTGGCTTTCAAGCTAGCTTGCGCTCTTTTAGAAGAAGTGCAAGTGGAGCTACTCGATTTGGTCGCTATCGGAACCATTGCAGATATGGTGAGTTTGACGGATGAGAATCGCATTTTGGTCCAATATGGTCTGGAGATGCTGGGGCATACTCAGCGTATTGGTCTACAAGAAATGCTGGATATGGCTGGGATTGCTGCTAATGAAGTAACGGAAGAAACGGTTGGCTTTCAGATTGCCCCTCGTTTAAATGCCTTGGGGCGATTGGATGATCCCAATCCTGCCATTGATTTGCTGACTGGGTTTGACGACGAGGAAGCTCATGAGATTGCCCTCATGATTCACCAGAAAAATGAAGAGCGCAAGGAAATCGTTCAGTCAATCTATGAAGAAGCTAAGACCATGGTGGATCCTGAGAAGAAGGTCCAGGTCTTGGCAAAGGAAGGCTGGAATCCTGGCGTTCTGGGTATCGTTGCTGGTCGTTTGTTGGAAGAACTAGGGCAGACAGTCATCGTTCTTAATATAGAAGATGATCGTGCCAAGGGTAGCGCTCGTAGTGTGGAAGCGGTCGATATTTTTGAAGCCTTGGATCCCCACCGAGATCTCTTCATCGCATTCGGTGGCCATGCTGGTGCAGCAGGAATGACGCTGGAAGTGGAGAAACTCTCAGATTTATCTCAGGTCCTAGAAGATTATATCCGTGAAAAAGGCGCAGATGCTAGTGGTAAGAATAAGTTAAATCTAGATGAAGAGTTGGACTTGGAGACTCTTAGCCTGGAAACGGTTAAAAGTTTTGAACGCTTGGCACCCTTTGGAATGGACAATCAGAAACCTGTCTTTTATATCAAGGATTTTCAGGTCGAAAGTGCCCGTACCATGGGGGCAGGCAATGCCCATCTCAAGCTGAAAATTTCCAAGGGTGAGGCGACTTTTGAAGTGGTGGCCTTTGGACAAGGTAGATGGGCGACAGAGTTTGCTCAAACAAAAAACCTAGAATTGGCAGTTACCTTGTCTGTCAATCAATGGAATGGTCAAACTGCCCTCCAGTTGATGATGGTGGATGCGCGTGTGGAGGGTATTCAACTCTTTAACATTCGTGGGAAGAATGCAGTCTTGCCAGAAGGGGTTCCAGTCTTGGATTTTTCTGGTGAGTTGCCAGATCTAGCGACTAGTGACGCGGTTGTTGTGAAAACCATTCCCGAGGATATTACCCTGCTGAAGACCATTTTTCAGGAACAGGATTTCTCTGCTGTCTATTTCAAAAATGACATCGATAAGGCCTACTATCTGACAGGTTACGGGACTAGAGAACAGTTTGCAAAATTGTACAAGACCATTTACCAGTTTCCAGAGTTTGATATTCGCTACAAGCTGAAAGATCTGGCGGCTTATCTCAATATCCAACAAATCTTGCTGGTCAAGATGATTCAAGTATTTGAGGAACTGGGCTTTGTAACGATCAAAGATGGTGTCATGACAGTCAATAAAGAAGCGCCAAAGAGGGAGATTGGAGAAAGTCAGATATACCAAAAACTTAAACAAACCGTCAAAGATCAAGAAATGATGGCGCTGGGTACCGTGCAAGAAATATATGACTTTTTGATGGAAAAATAGATGGAAAGAGGCTGAGATAACCTATCTCGGCTTTTTCTTTGTCTTTTCTTGAACAGATGTAGTAAAAGTATAACTATTTGTAACATGACTTAAATATAACTCTAAACGAACTGACATGTAAATCAGGTATGATTTCCTTATCAACAA
The sequence above is a segment of the Streptococcus oralis ATCC 35037 genome. Coding sequences within it:
- the recJ gene encoding single-stranded-DNA-specific exonuclease RecJ gives rise to the protein MITPTYEWQFAPQVEDADFTKIAKKAGLGPEVARLLFERGIQDEESLKKFLEPSLEDLHDPYLLHDMDKAVERIRQAIEEGENILIYGDYDADGMTSASIIKESLEQLGAECRVHLPNRFTDGYGPNASVYKYFIEQEGISLIVTVDNGVAGHEAIELAQSMGVDVIVTDHHSMPETLPDAYAIVHPEHPDADYPFKQLAGCGVAFKLACALLEEVQVELLDLVAIGTIADMVSLTDENRILVQYGLEMLGHTQRIGLQEMLDMAGIAANEVTEETVGFQIAPRLNALGRLDDPNPAIDLLTGFDDEEAHEIALMIHQKNEERKEIVQSIYEEAKTMVDPEKKVQVLAKEGWNPGVLGIVAGRLLEELGQTVIVLNIEDDRAKGSARSVEAVDIFEALDPHRDLFIAFGGHAGAAGMTLEVEKLSDLSQVLEDYIREKGADASGKNKLNLDEELDLETLSLETVKSFERLAPFGMDNQKPVFYIKDFQVESARTMGAGNAHLKLKISKGEATFEVVAFGQGRWATEFAQTKNLELAVTLSVNQWNGQTALQLMMVDARVEGIQLFNIRGKNAVLPEGVPVLDFSGELPDLATSDAVVVKTIPEDITLLKTIFQEQDFSAVYFKNDIDKAYYLTGYGTREQFAKLYKTIYQFPEFDIRYKLKDLAAYLNIQQILLVKMIQVFEELGFVTIKDGVMTVNKEAPKREIGESQIYQKLKQTVKDQEMMALGTVQEIYDFLMEK